One part of the Zymomonas mobilis subsp. pomaceae ATCC 29192 genome encodes these proteins:
- a CDS encoding S10 family peptidase — protein MRFYSIMASLLFSASMVLSPVWAEHPDKKTLDKKIENNKLNTSLTEEIQANWAHPPVLEQEKVTEHTLSLNGQNLRYHATAGTLTIRDSEGKPTASVFYTAYTLDSKNSVSNRPVTFFYNGGPGSSSLWLHVGSFGPMRVNTADPITIRPAPYPFGPNPDSMLDVSDLVFIDAIGSGYSRPLGDTKGKEFWGVDQDAQAFAKTIQRYVTKNQRWGSPKYLFGESYGTTRSGQLVNLLQKEGMQFNGVILLSSILNYGIRQPGYDHIYKAYLPSYAATAWYHNKLRNRPADLKSFLDRARAFANGPYSTALDKGDHISDEEKSQIAQQLAGFTGLSPEFIKLNNLRIDLGSFRKELLRDRHLTTGRLDARYTGIDSEPAGETPEFDASSTAVSGAFFGLFSDYLTRDLQYQSNMNYNISIYGQPDFKWDWKHKAPGSSSVQQIPDVAVDLSLAMRENPHLKILSLNGYYDMATPFFATEYDLSHMMLEPAQRANIAYRYYPSGHMVYLDPVSLHEMKQDVARFYTETTAH, from the coding sequence ATGCGCTTTTATAGTATTATGGCTTCATTACTATTTTCGGCCAGTATGGTCCTTAGCCCTGTCTGGGCAGAACATCCCGATAAAAAAACACTCGATAAAAAAATAGAAAATAATAAGCTTAATACATCCCTTACTGAAGAGATTCAGGCAAATTGGGCTCACCCGCCCGTTCTGGAACAAGAAAAAGTAACCGAACATACTTTATCACTGAATGGTCAGAATTTGCGCTATCATGCCACTGCGGGTACCTTAACTATCCGTGATAGCGAAGGTAAACCAACGGCAAGTGTTTTTTATACCGCTTATACGCTAGATAGTAAAAATTCTGTATCCAATCGGCCTGTTACCTTTTTTTATAATGGCGGACCGGGATCTTCTTCATTGTGGCTTCATGTCGGATCTTTTGGCCCTATGCGGGTCAATACGGCAGATCCGATAACCATTCGCCCTGCGCCTTATCCGTTCGGCCCTAACCCCGATAGCATGTTAGATGTTTCTGATCTGGTCTTTATTGATGCTATTGGTTCAGGCTATTCACGTCCCTTAGGGGATACGAAAGGCAAAGAATTTTGGGGCGTCGATCAAGATGCACAGGCTTTTGCAAAAACGATCCAGCGCTATGTTACTAAAAATCAGCGCTGGGGAAGCCCTAAATATCTTTTCGGGGAAAGCTATGGTACAACCCGCTCAGGTCAGTTAGTGAACCTGTTACAAAAAGAGGGTATGCAGTTTAATGGTGTTATTCTGCTTTCCTCTATTTTGAACTATGGCATCCGCCAACCGGGATACGATCATATCTATAAGGCTTATTTGCCAAGTTATGCGGCCACCGCTTGGTATCATAACAAGCTAAGGAATAGACCTGCTGATCTTAAAAGTTTTCTTGATCGGGCGCGTGCCTTTGCTAATGGCCCCTATTCTACGGCCCTTGATAAGGGCGACCATATTTCTGATGAAGAAAAAAGTCAGATAGCCCAGCAATTAGCTGGATTTACAGGGCTTTCTCCTGAATTTATTAAGCTCAATAATCTTAGGATTGATCTTGGCAGTTTCCGTAAAGAATTATTACGTGATCGCCACCTAACGACAGGACGGTTAGATGCCCGCTATACAGGCATCGATTCAGAACCAGCAGGGGAAACTCCTGAATTTGACGCTTCCAGTACCGCTGTTTCCGGTGCTTTCTTTGGATTATTTAGCGATTATTTGACGCGTGATTTACAATATCAAAGCAATATGAATTATAACATCAGTATTTACGGTCAGCCTGACTTTAAATGGGATTGGAAACACAAAGCGCCAGGATCGTCTTCCGTACAGCAAATACCCGATGTTGCAGTTGATTTATCTCTAGCAATGCGTGAAAATCCTCATCTGAAGATTCTCTCGCTTAATGGCTATTACGATATGGCAACGCCTTTTTTTGCAACAGAGTATGATCTTTCCCATATGATGTTAGAGCCAGCGCAACGCGCTAATATAGCTTATCGTTATTATCCATCTGGTCATATGGTCTATTTGGATCCGGTTTCTCTGCATGAAATGAAACAAGATGTGGCTCGATTTTATACCGAAACAACAGCCCATTAA
- a CDS encoding Hsp20 family protein, whose amino-acid sequence MRAFDLTPFLRSSVGFENINRLVDIASRGESEAFPPYNIEKLSENRYCISMAVAGFSKDELDVTVQDNVLTITGQAAENTVKETREYLHRGIAKRSFERRFQLADTIKIVGADYENGLLNIELDRIVPDQKKPRKIEIGGDSSKIEKNLPDDSTVSPVKAA is encoded by the coding sequence ATGCGTGCTTTTGATCTTACCCCGTTTTTGCGCTCTTCTGTCGGATTCGAAAACATTAACCGTTTAGTTGACATTGCTTCACGGGGTGAAAGTGAAGCCTTCCCACCCTATAATATCGAAAAATTAAGCGAAAATCGTTATTGTATCTCTATGGCCGTTGCCGGTTTTTCCAAAGACGAACTTGATGTAACGGTACAGGATAATGTGCTTACAATTACCGGACAGGCGGCAGAAAATACTGTTAAGGAAACGCGAGAATATTTGCATCGTGGTATTGCCAAGCGCAGCTTTGAACGGCGTTTCCAATTAGCGGATACCATTAAGATTGTCGGTGCCGATTACGAGAATGGTTTGTTGAATATTGAGCTGGATCGGATTGTTCCAGACCAGAAGAAACCGCGTAAGATTGAAATTGGCGGCGATAGTTCAAAAATCGAAAAGAATTTGCCTGATGATAGCACAGTAAGTCCAGTAAAGGCCGCTTAA
- a CDS encoding YdcH family protein — MNNDALLKQLNLLRQEHRDLDIAIEALALNAPAEQLRLARMKKRKLRLRDEIALIEDQLVPDIIA, encoded by the coding sequence ATGAATAATGACGCATTACTTAAGCAGCTTAATCTGCTACGTCAGGAACATCGGGATCTGGATATTGCCATTGAAGCGTTAGCGCTCAACGCACCGGCTGAACAATTGCGGTTAGCACGTATGAAAAAAAGAAAATTGCGTCTACGTGATGAAATCGCCTTGATAGAAGACCAGTTGGTTCCAGATATTATTGCATAA
- a CDS encoding YdcH family protein, translating into MRNRHLSALFAKHAHIDARLRAEVIRPNPDFTVVSRLKKEKLRIKEDISGIK; encoded by the coding sequence ATGAGAAATCGTCACCTTTCTGCATTATTCGCCAAACATGCCCATATTGATGCCCGTCTTAGGGCAGAAGTTATTCGACCCAATCCTGATTTCACTGTAGTCAGCCGCCTGAAAAAAGAAAAATTGCGAATAAAAGAAGATATATCCGGTATAAAGTAA
- the dksA gene encoding RNA polymerase-binding protein DksA, which yields MASNFTASKVNTKGIKVSALDKSPSIAGPDDYRPSADEPFMNERQQAYFREKLLRWKEAILTESQGTLAQLRQDSLREADLTDRASSETDWSIELRTRDRQRKLISKIDAALRRIDEGEYGYCEVTGDPISLARLEARPIATMTIEAQERHERHEKVSRDE from the coding sequence ATGGCATCTAATTTCACTGCTTCTAAGGTTAATACCAAAGGTATTAAGGTTAGTGCTTTAGATAAATCACCCTCTATTGCTGGCCCTGATGACTATCGTCCTTCAGCGGATGAGCCATTTATGAATGAGCGACAGCAAGCCTATTTCCGCGAGAAATTGTTACGCTGGAAAGAAGCCATTCTAACAGAATCACAGGGAACTCTAGCGCAATTACGACAAGACTCATTACGAGAAGCTGATTTGACGGATAGGGCCTCTAGTGAAACAGATTGGTCAATCGAATTGCGTACCCGCGATCGGCAAAGAAAGTTAATTTCAAAAATTGACGCTGCATTGAGACGAATCGATGAAGGTGAATACGGATATTGCGAAGTTACTGGTGATCCGATTTCTCTTGCCCGTCTGGAAGCACGCCCTATTGCGACGATGACTATTGAAGCACAAGAACGCCACGAGCGTCATGAAAAAGTATCGAGAGATGAATAA
- the serS gene encoding serine--tRNA ligase, producing the protein MHDIRLIRSEPEKFDQALSRRGLAPISQTLLEIDGNRRALALELQTLQTKRNEVSRLIGQAMKSGDKTSAEKMKAEVATIKERMAEIEGEEALLGETLHTQLAAIPNLPAEDVPTGSDEQDNLEVFRWGTPREFSFKPKEHADFAPALGLDFDTAATMSGARFALMRGTMARLNRAIGQFMLDCQTEQNGFTEIAPPLLVRDQALFGTGQLPKFAEDLFHTTDDRWLIPTAEVCLTNIVRESIIEESRLPLRFTALTPCFRAEAGAAGRDTRGLIRQHQFDKVEMVSITTPENSTAEQMRMVECAENILQSLNLPYRRMLLCTGDMGFSAMRTYDLEVWLPGQNCYREISSISDCGAFQARRMEARYRPAEGKGTNVVHTLNGSGLAVGRTLVAILENYQEEDGSVTIPEILHPYMKGITKLEIA; encoded by the coding sequence ATGCATGATATTAGACTAATTCGTTCAGAGCCTGAAAAATTTGATCAGGCTTTATCTCGTCGGGGTCTGGCACCGATTTCACAGACCCTTTTGGAAATTGATGGTAATCGCCGTGCGCTTGCCCTTGAATTGCAAACACTTCAGACGAAAAGAAATGAAGTGTCGCGTCTGATCGGGCAAGCCATGAAAAGCGGTGATAAAACTTCAGCCGAAAAAATGAAGGCAGAAGTCGCCACTATAAAAGAAAGAATGGCTGAGATTGAAGGGGAAGAAGCGCTTTTGGGCGAGACGCTTCATACTCAGCTGGCGGCTATACCGAATCTTCCGGCAGAAGATGTTCCCACGGGAAGCGATGAGCAGGATAATCTTGAAGTTTTTCGGTGGGGAACTCCGCGCGAATTCTCCTTTAAACCCAAGGAACATGCTGATTTTGCACCGGCATTAGGTCTTGATTTTGATACCGCCGCTACTATGTCTGGGGCACGTTTTGCTCTGATGCGCGGGACAATGGCTCGACTCAATCGGGCTATTGGCCAATTTATGCTGGATTGTCAGACAGAACAAAACGGTTTCACTGAAATTGCACCGCCGCTTCTTGTCCGTGATCAGGCTTTGTTTGGAACAGGTCAGTTACCCAAATTTGCAGAAGATTTATTTCATACAACAGACGATCGCTGGCTGATTCCAACCGCCGAAGTCTGTTTAACGAATATTGTCCGCGAATCGATTATTGAGGAATCCCGATTACCTTTACGTTTTACCGCTTTGACCCCTTGTTTTCGAGCTGAGGCCGGCGCTGCGGGTCGGGATACACGCGGTCTTATCCGCCAGCATCAATTCGATAAAGTCGAAATGGTATCTATTACGACGCCAGAAAATTCAACAGCCGAACAAATGCGGATGGTTGAATGCGCAGAAAATATTCTTCAAAGCCTCAATTTACCCTATCGCCGCATGTTATTATGCACTGGTGATATGGGATTTTCTGCCATGCGCACGTATGATCTTGAAGTATGGCTGCCGGGGCAAAATTGTTATCGCGAGATTAGCAGCATTTCAGATTGTGGCGCTTTTCAGGCCAGACGTATGGAAGCCCGTTATCGTCCGGCTGAAGGAAAAGGTACAAATGTCGTTCATACATTAAATGGCTCGGGCTTAGCTGTTGGTAGAACGTTGGTCGCTATTCTTGAAAATTATCAAGAAGAAGATGGCTCTGTAACCATTCCAGAAATCTTACACCCTTATATGAAGGGTATAACCAAGTTGGAGATCGCTTAA
- the surE gene encoding 5'/3'-nucleotidase SurE yields MRILITNDDGIEAEGIKILEAIARKISDDVTIVAPDKERSGMAHSLTLSMPSRLYKHEEKRYSVSGTPSDSVVMGIKEIMKDNPPDLVLSGINHGANLAEDVTYSGTVSAAMEGAIAGIRSIGLSQVYSSDFQDGKLCFDASVEWGTTVVKKLIASPLPNRTFYNVNFPACTGEDVKGIKVIAQGHRDYGRLNIEQGIDPRGKLWYWVALGEAINKNNLNADLDLSSQNYVTVTPLVPNFTDFASLESLTDILEK; encoded by the coding sequence ATGCGAATTTTAATTACAAATGACGATGGTATTGAAGCTGAAGGTATTAAAATATTAGAAGCAATAGCTCGTAAAATTTCCGATGATGTGACGATTGTTGCTCCAGATAAAGAGCGTTCCGGTATGGCGCATTCTCTGACACTGAGTATGCCCAGTCGGCTTTATAAACATGAAGAAAAACGGTATTCAGTATCCGGAACGCCTTCGGATTCGGTGGTTATGGGCATCAAGGAGATCATGAAAGATAATCCGCCTGACCTTGTTCTTTCGGGTATTAATCACGGTGCCAATCTTGCTGAAGATGTAACCTATTCGGGCACGGTTTCTGCCGCCATGGAAGGGGCTATCGCGGGTATACGTTCTATTGGCTTAAGTCAGGTTTACAGTTCTGATTTTCAGGATGGTAAGCTTTGCTTTGATGCTTCTGTCGAATGGGGCACCACCGTTGTTAAAAAACTGATTGCCTCGCCTTTACCCAATCGTACCTTTTATAATGTCAATTTTCCGGCCTGCACGGGAGAGGATGTCAAAGGCATTAAGGTAATTGCACAAGGCCATCGGGATTACGGCCGTCTTAATATCGAGCAAGGAATCGATCCTCGCGGTAAACTTTGGTATTGGGTAGCTTTGGGTGAAGCTATCAATAAAAATAATTTGAATGCGGATCTTGATCTGTCATCACAAAATTATGTGACGGTTACACCCTTAGTTCCAAATTTCACCGATTTTGCCTCTTTGGAATCGTTAACGGATATTCTAGAAAAATGA
- a CDS encoding peptidoglycan DD-metalloendopeptidase family protein, giving the protein MIKSRSLWTISILCLTSLLFTASLSAAFAFKEARSATHIVKTGETLNGIAYHLGIKRTELIKVNHLKEPYFLQEGQILHLPEVHASYFVKEGDTGLGLAHIYGVSWQRIIALNHLQPPYQLRRGMKLILPVASIENRHEPSKDNALNMKQIVGGAQPAVVHKTRSDKADQVLNFGWPAHGAILSAYGRTDNGRVNNGLDIAATVGSPVFAAEEGRVAYIGTHISILGGVILIQHAQSWMTAYGHLDKIKVAQGDFVHKGQLIAYAGESGQTTRPQLHFEIRHGLKAVNPSRLLPTRP; this is encoded by the coding sequence ATGATAAAAAGCCGATCTCTGTGGACAATAAGTATTCTGTGCTTAACAAGCTTATTGTTTACAGCCTCTTTATCAGCAGCCTTTGCTTTTAAAGAGGCGAGATCTGCTACCCATATTGTAAAAACTGGGGAAACCTTAAATGGTATCGCCTACCATCTCGGCATAAAGAGAACGGAATTAATAAAGGTTAACCATTTAAAGGAGCCCTATTTTTTACAGGAAGGGCAAATATTACACCTTCCAGAAGTCCACGCTTCCTATTTTGTGAAAGAAGGCGATACTGGATTGGGGTTAGCCCATATTTATGGCGTATCATGGCAACGCATCATTGCGCTTAACCATTTACAGCCGCCCTATCAGTTGCGGCGGGGTATGAAGCTTATTTTACCGGTGGCCTCTATTGAAAACAGGCACGAGCCATCCAAAGATAACGCTCTCAATATGAAGCAAATCGTTGGGGGGGCGCAGCCTGCGGTTGTTCACAAGACACGATCTGACAAAGCAGATCAGGTCCTGAATTTTGGCTGGCCGGCACATGGTGCCATTCTTAGCGCTTATGGGCGAACGGATAATGGCCGTGTTAACAACGGGCTGGATATAGCGGCAACAGTGGGTTCTCCTGTTTTTGCAGCTGAAGAAGGGCGTGTTGCCTATATCGGTACGCATATTTCAATTTTAGGGGGGGTCATCCTGATCCAACATGCCCAAAGTTGGATGACAGCCTATGGCCATTTAGATAAAATAAAGGTAGCACAAGGCGATTTTGTCCATAAGGGGCAGTTAATAGCTTATGCGGGTGAAAGCGGTCAAACAACGCGTCCTCAACTCCATTTTGAGATTCGCCACGGCTTAAAAGCTGTTAATCCGTCCCGTTTATTACCAACGCGCCCATAA
- a CDS encoding ABC transporter substrate-binding protein, which produces MMIPTVLKAQDHLNIALQLEPPSLNPTSGASAAIDEVSYGTIFEGLVRLSRDSQPEPWLATGWQISADGRDYIFTLKPHVTFSDGSPFNAESAAFSLNHARAATSTNVQQEALSVIEKIEVISPLKLHIRLKQPDSFFLTLLGLPDCVMISPQSASNLATAPVGTGPFRLDFWHHGDQLQLVARSDYWGKYPPLKTLDFLFITDPFAAYAAIKTGRVDFFANFPAPENMAELAKDSRLKLLSFPSEGEVILAFNQHLPLFQNRLLRQAISLAINRPALIDAALYGYGRVIGSHFPPQNPDYLDLTGYYKYNPEKAQQRLKQAGYPNGLSLNLDLPPSSYATRSGEMIADQLAKIGIHVTIHRLEWMTWLDQVYQKHNFQMTIVSHAEPFDYMIYGKKNYYFGYHNPVLNRLLEEIHSNSDPIRRHRLLQDVQKTLTEDAANVFLFQAPHLVVAKKDLEGLWRESPTQPFDLTQAYFSSKATNSSQESVSDTRGKNSFSSYVLKCSGIAGLFCILLLIRYLGLLWFLKKLVLFVLTLWVASLIIFGLLSVLPGDPAAYMMGLEASPRAIAAVHAEFDLNGAAYLRYSRWLSHMMQGDLGLSFGYHIPVTNLINEALSVSMPLVFCAFVMACIGGVILGFLVAFYYYRPVGPIFLGLTRMGLSLPSFWLAILLLYCVLHFQWSVMPNSHPSFFHLLTVKAFYWPVTALAVPQATWLARAFSQQLLALEKEDFMLAARARGLSRNKALLRHAARHALPALLPLLSLSFPAMLAGAVIVENIFSLAGIGRLLLQAITMRDLILIQAIALLLVAITLFMRFLSDLIHPLIDPRLRQHL; this is translated from the coding sequence ATGATGATACCGACTGTGCTAAAGGCACAGGATCATCTTAATATAGCCCTTCAGTTAGAACCGCCCTCTCTGAACCCGACATCGGGTGCCTCGGCGGCGATTGATGAAGTCAGCTATGGAACCATTTTCGAAGGCCTCGTCCGTCTATCGCGAGATAGTCAGCCTGAACCTTGGTTAGCTACTGGATGGCAAATAAGTGCCGACGGACGAGATTACATCTTTACCTTAAAACCGCATGTAACTTTTAGTGATGGCAGTCCTTTTAATGCCGAAAGCGCCGCCTTTAGTCTTAATCATGCGCGAGCAGCGACCTCTACCAATGTTCAACAGGAAGCATTGTCAGTTATTGAAAAGATAGAGGTTATATCCCCTTTAAAGTTGCATATCCGGTTAAAACAGCCTGATAGTTTTTTTCTGACATTATTGGGGCTACCCGATTGTGTCATGATTTCGCCGCAGTCAGCCTCCAATTTAGCAACGGCCCCCGTTGGGACAGGCCCCTTTCGATTAGATTTTTGGCATCATGGTGACCAGCTACAATTGGTTGCAAGGTCTGATTATTGGGGCAAATATCCACCGCTCAAAACACTTGATTTTCTTTTTATTACTGATCCCTTTGCTGCCTATGCTGCGATAAAAACAGGCCGTGTTGATTTTTTTGCTAATTTTCCAGCTCCTGAAAATATGGCAGAATTAGCGAAAGATTCACGGTTGAAATTGCTTAGTTTTCCCAGCGAAGGCGAAGTGATTTTAGCCTTTAATCAGCATCTACCCCTTTTTCAAAATCGTCTTTTACGACAAGCTATTTCTTTAGCTATTAATCGTCCGGCCCTTATTGATGCTGCACTTTATGGTTATGGACGCGTAATCGGTAGCCATTTTCCGCCCCAAAATCCTGATTATCTCGATTTAACGGGATATTATAAATATAATCCTGAAAAAGCACAGCAACGGTTAAAACAGGCTGGCTATCCGAATGGATTAAGCCTTAATCTCGACTTACCTCCCTCTAGTTATGCAACCCGTTCGGGTGAAATGATCGCTGACCAGCTGGCCAAAATCGGAATTCATGTCACGATCCATCGCCTTGAATGGATGACATGGCTTGATCAGGTATATCAAAAACACAATTTTCAAATGACCATTGTTAGTCATGCTGAACCGTTTGATTATATGATTTACGGCAAGAAGAATTACTATTTTGGCTATCACAATCCAGTGCTCAACCGCCTATTAGAAGAAATTCACAGCAACAGCGATCCCATTCGGCGGCATAGGCTCTTACAAGACGTTCAAAAGACTTTAACTGAAGATGCTGCCAATGTTTTTTTATTTCAGGCACCGCACTTAGTCGTTGCCAAAAAAGACTTGGAGGGTCTGTGGCGAGAAAGTCCGACCCAACCCTTTGATTTAACCCAAGCTTATTTTTCAAGCAAAGCGACAAATTCTTCTCAAGAATCTGTTTCCGATACCAGAGGTAAAAATTCATTTTCCTCTTATGTTTTAAAATGTTCAGGAATCGCTGGTCTCTTTTGTATCCTCCTTCTCATCCGTTATTTAGGCTTACTGTGGTTTCTTAAAAAATTGGTTTTATTTGTTCTGACTTTATGGGTCGCTAGTCTAATCATTTTTGGTTTATTATCCGTTTTACCCGGTGATCCTGCGGCCTACATGATGGGGCTAGAAGCCAGTCCCCGCGCTATTGCGGCAGTCCATGCAGAATTTGATTTAAATGGGGCGGCTTATCTTCGTTATAGCCGCTGGTTAAGCCATATGATGCAGGGTGATCTTGGTCTTAGCTTCGGTTATCATATACCGGTCACTAATCTGATTAATGAGGCCTTGTCGGTTTCAATGCCTTTAGTTTTCTGTGCCTTCGTTATGGCCTGCATCGGCGGTGTGATATTGGGTTTTCTGGTAGCTTTTTATTATTATAGACCTGTTGGCCCTATTTTTCTGGGGCTGACCCGTATGGGTTTATCTCTGCCCAGTTTCTGGCTAGCTATTTTATTGCTTTATTGCGTTCTTCATTTTCAGTGGTCAGTTATGCCCAATAGTCACCCTTCTTTTTTTCATCTGCTGACTGTAAAAGCTTTTTATTGGCCTGTTACCGCCTTAGCGGTACCACAAGCGACATGGCTTGCCCGTGCTTTTAGCCAACAATTGCTCGCTTTAGAAAAAGAAGATTTTATGCTTGCGGCGCGAGCCCGTGGGTTGTCACGTAACAAAGCCTTATTACGACATGCGGCACGCCATGCCCTACCCGCTTTATTGCCTTTATTAAGTCTCTCTTTTCCTGCAATGTTGGCCGGCGCTGTTATTGTTGAGAATATCTTTTCTTTAGCGGGTATAGGGCGATTGTTATTACAAGCAATAACAATGCGTGACCTTATCTTAATACAGGCTATCGCATTATTATTGGTCGCTATTACTTTGTTTATGCGTTTTCTAAGCGATCTCATCCATCCGCTTATTGATCCCCGTCTAAGACAGCATTTATGA